CTTGTTCCGATCGATACACGCGCCCCGGCCGATGTTAGTCTTCCGGGTAAAGTCGTTCTCGGCAGCTACCCGGCCCGCGGTCCGGCATTCATACTAAAAAACACTCGTGCCCGAGACACGGTCCCTCTCGCACCGGCGGCCCGAGTCGCTGACACCCGACCGATCGACGGAGCCCGACCCGGGATGCCCACCCAGTTCTTCCCCAACCCCGTGTTCGGTTGGGCGTTCATCGTTTGCGTGGGCGCGGTACTGGCCGCGGCGTCCTGGTCGGACGTCCGGCGGATGATCGTTCCGAAACCGGTGACCCTCACCGGCCTGGCTCTCGGCTTGGTCTTTACGGTCGCCCGGTGCGCGTGGCTGGGCGCGGACGATAAGCCGACCTGGCCCGGGTGGTTCGGCACGCCCGGCGCGGCGGCCGGCGCGGCCGACGGGGTCGTGTTCGCGCTCACCGGCTTCCTCGCGGGGTTCGCACTCTTCTTCGCGTTCTGGATTTTGGGCCTCGCCGGCGGGGGAGATGTTAAAATCGTGGCCGTGATCGGAACGTGGGTCGGTCCGAAGTACCTGTTCGGCGTGGTTCTCTTGTCGTACCCGGTCGTGATCGCGCTACTCCTGCTCTCGCTGGCGGGGGTGACGATCTCGATGACGACCGTCAAAACCCCGGTGGCCGGCCCGGCGCCCGCGAAGAAGAAGCGGTTGACGCTGTATTCGCTCCCGCTCGCCGTCGCCACCGTGGCCCTGCTGACGTTCAGTTTCCGTCACGATCTCGGGTTGGTCGATCCCACACCCTGACGCACACCACCGCCCACCGGGGCAGGCGATATCAGACGATCCAGCACCGGAGTTGCGACATGAGAGCCAGTTTTTTCCTCGTCCTCGCGGTGGCCCTCCTCGTGGGCCTCGGGGTGGCCGTGGCCGTCAAGGCCCTCGGCCTCCTCGCCGTGCCGACCGTCGCGCCGCTCGCACAGCCGGTCGTCGCCGAGCCCCGGCCGCCGGTGACGAAGATCCTCGTGGCCGCCCGGAACTTGTACGCCGGGGACACGATCCTGCCCGGCGACGTGGCCGTCCGCGCGATCCGGCCGGACGAAGTCGAGGCGTACGAGAAGAACAAGGCCGATTACGTGCAGCCGATGCCCGACGCCGTGCATTTCCGCTACCCGTCCGCGAACATCGAAGCCGACACCCCCATGTTTCGGTCGAAGCTCAAAGCGATGGCCAAGCCCGACGCGCTCCACACCCGGCTCGCCCCGGGTACCCGGGCGGTGAACATCGGGGCGACCAAGCCGGAGTCCGCGGGCGGGCTGATTCAGGTCGACGACTGGATCGACGTGTACATCTCGACGGACGTGGCCCGGAGCGACGAACCCGGCCGCAATTCGTACAGCGGCCTCCTCGTCCGGCACGCCCAGGTCATCGCCAAGCGGGACACCCTCTGGCCGGTCTTCGCGGGCCAGCCGGGTGAGACGACCATCCAATACACCCTGGCGACCAACCCGTACCGCGCCGGCCTGATCGAGTTCGCCCGGGCCGTCGGCGTACTCAGCCTGGTCCCCGTCTCCGAGACGGAAAAGAAGCGTTTGGACGCGGTGAAGGCGAGCGTCATGACCGACCCGGCCAAGGCACCGTTGCTCTTTACAGCGAACCCGGAGAGCGAACTGTACAGGGAAGAAGAGCGGCGGATTCGGGAGTACGAGCGGGGGACCCTCTCGCTCAGCGGGGACGACCTGGCGGCGGTCCTCAACCTCAAGCCCATACCGGCTCCCCCGGAGGGCACCCGGCTGGTCTCGGTCGATCTGTACAACGGCGTCCGCAAGCAGAACACCGTGGCGTTCGGCCAGACGGCGCCGCCCGGGCGGTACGTGTTCACGATGCCCGGGGCGACCCCGCCCCTCACGACCGGGGCGACCGGCCCCAAGTACGCGGGTGACGCCCCGCCGCCGGCGATGAAGATCACGCCCATTCCGCCGGCCCAACCCCTGCCCCCGCCGCAGCCGGTCGAGCCGGCGAAGTAACCCCACCGGGGGCGCTTTCCTACCCCTTGTCCGACCCGCCGGCCCGCTGGCGTTCGAGGTGTTCCATGCAACGGCAAGCCGCCGCCCCGTCCCGCCCGCCCGGGGGCAAGGACAAAGGGTATCAGCAGCTCAAGTCCGACCTGCACCGGTCCGTCGTCGAGGCGCTCGACCTGTCCCGCATCGACCGGTGGAAGCCAGACCGGCTGCGGGCGGAAATCCTCGCGCTGACCCAATCGATGGCGGCCGACGCCCGCGTCCGGCTGACCGACGAGGACGCCGCCCAGCTGACGTCCGACGTGATCGACGAGGTGTTCGGCCTCGGCCCGCTCGAAGTCCTCTTCGCGGACGGGACGGTAACCGAAGTCCTGGTGAACGGCGCGGACAAGGTGTACGTCGAGCGGAACGGGACGCTCCGGCCGGCCGACGTGTCGTTCACCGACAACGCCCACCTGATCCGCGTCATCCAGCGGCTCGCCGCCCGCGTCGGCCGGCGGATCGACGAGTCGTCGCCGATGCTCGACGCCCGCCTGCCGGACGGGTCGCGGGTCAACGCCGTGTTCCCGCCCCTGACGGTCGACGGCCCGGTCCTGTCGATCCGCCGGTTCGGCCACGTCCTCGGGCACGAACAGCTCCAGGCCAACGAGTCGGTCGCGACCGAGATGATCGAGTTCCTTTGGGCCGCGGTCGCGTCCAAGATCAACGTCCTGATCTCCGGCGGGACTGGGGCCGGGAAGACGACGCTTTTGAACATCCTGGCCGGGTTCATCCCACCCGAGGAGCGGATCGTGACCGTCGAGGACGCGGTCGAACTCCGCCTCCCGCTCCCGCACGTCGTCCGGATGGAAGCCCGGCTGGCGAACCTCGAAGGGCACGGCCAGGTCACCCAGCACGAACTCGTCCGCAACAGCCTGCGGATGCGGCCGGACCGGATCATCGTCGGCGAAGTCCGCGGCCGCGAGGCGATGGACATGCTCCAGGCGATGAACACCGGCCACGAGGGGTCGCTCACCACGATCCACGCGAACGACACGCGGGACGCCCTCTCCCGACTGGAGATGATGGTCTCGATGGCCGGGTTCGACGTCCCGGTGGCCGTCCTCCGCGGGTACATCGCGAAGGCGATCACGGTCGTCGTCCACCTGTCCCGGGTGGCCGGCGGGGCCCGCAAGATGACCCGGATCTCCGAAATCCGCGGTATCGACGACCGCGGCCGGTACCGGGTCAAGGACGTCTTCAAGTTCGACCAGACGGGCGTCGTCAGCGGCCGCGCGGTCGGGACGTTCAAGGCCACGGGGTACGTGCCGAAGATCCTGCCCCGGCTGACCGCGGCCGGGCACGACCTCCCCGCGGACCTGTTCGCCGCTCGGACCCTCTCGGCCGACGGCACGGTCCCCCCGTCACCCGAAGAGGGCGGCCCCCGATGACATTCGAAGCCGTCCAAATCGCCTTCATCTTCGGGTTCGTCGTCGTCGGGGTGCTGGTCCTGTACGGGCTCGCCGCCGCCTTCGGCGCCTTCACCCGGCCGTCGGCCGCGGCCGAGCCGGAGCCGAGCCTGCTCGACCGGGTCGAGGCGATCCGGCCGCCCCGCAACCAGCTCGTCCGCGTCGACCGCGGGTTCGATTCGATGGTCCGCGGGACCATGTTCGGGCTGACCACCAACCGGGCAGTCGAACTCCTGCTGATCGTCGGGGCACTAGTCGGGATCTCGGCGTTCCTCGCGACCGGGAGCGAAATTGCCGCGCTCGCCGGGTTCGTCCTCGGCGTGTTCGTCCTGCTCCTGCTGATGTACGCCTTCCAGAACCGCTGGCGGGCCGCTCTCCAGGAACAGCTCCCGGACGCCTGCTTCCAGCTCTCCCGGTGTCTCCGGGCCGGCCTGACGGTCCCGGGTGGCCTGAAGGAGACTGCGGAGTACAGCGGCGAGCCGGTGGCCGACGTCTTCCGCAAGGGAGCCAGGTGGGCGGACGCCGGCATGCCGGTTCCGGACGTCATGGCGCGGCTGGCGGACGAAGTCCGGCTGACCGACTTCGACACCCTGACGGCCGTGCTGACCCTCCAGACCGAGGTCGGGGGCAACCTGCCGGCCATGCTCGACCGCCTGGCCGGCGCGATCCGCGACCGCAACCAGTACCGCGGGTACTTCCGCGCGGTGACGTCGCTGAGCCGGACGACGGCCATCTTCATCGCCCTGGCCGGGCCGATCGGCGCGATCCTGTTGGCCATCTTCCAGCCGCAGTTTTTCAAGAACCTGTACGAAACGCAACTCGGGTGGCTGCTGATCGCCATCGCGAGCACGCTCGAAATTATTGGGGTGGTGTGGGTCGTCGTGCTCCTGTCCCGGCGCAACCGGTTCTGAGTCGGGGCGGCGAACGCCCCGGCCCGACGACTTCCCCGGACCCATCAACACGGCGGGCACGCCATGACGTTTGAGTGGACAGCCGAGTACACCGTCCTGGTTCTCATCTTCGCGATGACGACCGCGATCGCGCTGGCCCTGCTCTCGCTCGTCCGCGAGCAGGAGGACGACGGCCTCTCCCCCGAGCCGGCCCGGCGCGCGTTCGGCGCCCTGACGCCCGGGCTCGCCGGGATGATCCCGGTCACGGCCGGCGTCCGCCAGCGAATCCAGCTCGACCTGTACATGGCCGGGCACTACCAGCCCGCCGCCTTCGACAACTTCCAGGCGACCCGCAACCTGTTGACCCTGATCCCGTTGTTCGGCGGCCTCGCACTGTCCCTGCTCGGGCCGGACGAGTACTTCTTCTGGTTCGCCGGCTCCGCTCTTGCGGCCGCCGCGCTGGGGTACGCGCTACCGCGGGTTCTGCTGACGGCCGAAGCCAAACAGCGCGCCGACCGCCTCCGCGAGGGGCTGCCCATTCTCATGGACACGGTCGCCCTCTGTCTGTCGAGCGGCGGCGGCATTCTGGACTCACTCTCCCGTTCCGGTCGGGCGATCCGCCGCGGCTACCCGGACCTCTCTCAGGAAGTGCGAGTCGTCGAGCGGCAGGCGGAGCTAAGGAGTCTGGGGCACGCCCTCGACCAGTGGAAGGCCCGCATCCCGCTGCCCGAACTGGCGAGTTTTGTGTTCTTGCTGTCCCAGGGCGAGCGCCTGGGGGCGGACATCACCCGCGGGCTCTGGGAGCTGGCGACCAGCTACCGGATCAACGGCCGCCAGCACGCCGAGGCGGCCGCGAACCGCCTCAGCTTCCACATGCTCTTCCCGACCGTGTTGTGCCTTTTGCCGGCGGTCGCCATCATCCTGGTCGGGCCGAGCGCGATCGAGGCGGTCCGGGAAGGCCAGAAGGTCCGCGACTCGATCCGCGAAGCCGAGGAGCGGAGTAAGGAAGCAGCCAAGGAGTTCCTTGAAGCCCAGGACCGCGTCAACAAAGGCGGGAACCTTCTGAAGCCTGCTCCCCCGCCCCCGCCAAACCCCGAGCTGTGATCTCCGTTGTGGCGGCGTTTCCAACGTGCCGGAGGGGATCGGCAGTTGGAAACATGCCGCCATGTGAGCGGGCGGGAACCCTGTCTGTTACCAACATCTCCGCCGAACATCGCGTTTTGCAGAACGAACCCAACTGCATCGACGTGCATTCACTTGGGCCGGCCAACCCAGGCGACCCGACACCGTTTTTACAAAACGAACCCAATTTTGGGGGAACGCATTCCCCGATCACGGCTCCCGCACGTCCCGGGCATCGGTTTATACGAAACGAACCCACACCGTGCCATTTGGCAGTGGTCGGCGGCCAATGGTCTGCGGTATCCCGGCACTGTTTTTACGAAACGAACCCAATTTCCGTGGGGGCAGGCGACGGACACTTCGGTGAGCCCGCCACACACGAACAGGATAACCGTCTCTCGCGGGCAAACCGGGCAATTCCGGAACGATATCCGACTGGTCACGATTCTCACTGTTCATCACGGAACGACGTGCCAGAGTCCGTGAAGGTGTCATTCCATCCCGTCATCGCCCTCCCGCCTCCCCGATCGAACCCGACGTCCATCTCCTCTCGCGCAATGCCATCCGCTCAGCTGGAGTGAGAATTTCGACCAGGGCGTTAGTATTTTGAATCGCGTACCGACTTTGACGGCTGTATCCACTTTTCCCATCGGGCAATTTTTCGCAATTAGCTGGACACGTTCTTCGACAATCGTGAGGATAAGCCGGAATTACTGATCGAAGCACGTAAATCGGTTGCAGGTGCGGACAAGCTGTCCCGCCCGCGGTCGGTGTTTTTTCGCCCGCGATCGAGAACGGCACACAGGTTCTCCGCGGTTAGAACTCGCTTCCCGGTTCGGTTCGACGGTTCGTTGTGATTGGTGTTCGGCCCGAAACTTCCCCGCGGCTCCGTCTCCCCCGGCAGCCGTCGGCCTCTTACGTCCGGAGATCGCCCCGATGATTCGCAACCAGTGGCGTCGGATGGTCCAGCAGGTGGTTCGCGGCGGCCAGAGCGGGAAACGCGCCCGCGGGCGGTTTCTGGACGTGTTGCAGCTCGAAGACCGGACGACGCCGGCCACCTTGACCGTGACCACCCTCGGCGACTCAGACTCAGGTGGGCTCCTCAGCCTCCGTGGCGCCATTCTCGACTCGGTGAACCACACGAACACCGACAGTCCAGTGACGGGAACAGGCAACGACACGATCGTGTTCGCCCCAAATCTGTTCACGGCCGGCCCGGCAACGATTTCTCTGTCAACAGTCGGCGACACGTCCTTCGGTGCCTCGGCATTAGCGGTCAACGGCAACGCCTCGATCACCATCCAGGGTTCTTCAGGAAGCAACGGGTTAACGATCACTCAGACATCGGGCGAGCGCCTTTTTACCGTGGCGAGCGGTAGCTCGCTTACTTTGCAGAACC
The Fimbriiglobus ruber genome window above contains:
- a CDS encoding A24 family peptidase; the protein is MPTQFFPNPVFGWAFIVCVGAVLAAASWSDVRRMIVPKPVTLTGLALGLVFTVARCAWLGADDKPTWPGWFGTPGAAAGAADGVVFALTGFLAGFALFFAFWILGLAGGGDVKIVAVIGTWVGPKYLFGVVLLSYPVVIALLLLSLAGVTISMTTVKTPVAGPAPAKKKRLTLYSLPLAVATVALLTFSFRHDLGLVDPTP
- the cpaB gene encoding Flp pilus assembly protein CpaB — translated: MRASFFLVLAVALLVGLGVAVAVKALGLLAVPTVAPLAQPVVAEPRPPVTKILVAARNLYAGDTILPGDVAVRAIRPDEVEAYEKNKADYVQPMPDAVHFRYPSANIEADTPMFRSKLKAMAKPDALHTRLAPGTRAVNIGATKPESAGGLIQVDDWIDVYISTDVARSDEPGRNSYSGLLVRHAQVIAKRDTLWPVFAGQPGETTIQYTLATNPYRAGLIEFARAVGVLSLVPVSETEKKRLDAVKASVMTDPAKAPLLFTANPESELYREEERRIREYERGTLSLSGDDLAAVLNLKPIPAPPEGTRLVSVDLYNGVRKQNTVAFGQTAPPGRYVFTMPGATPPLTTGATGPKYAGDAPPPAMKITPIPPAQPLPPPQPVEPAK
- a CDS encoding type II secretion system F family protein codes for the protein MTFEAVQIAFIFGFVVVGVLVLYGLAAAFGAFTRPSAAAEPEPSLLDRVEAIRPPRNQLVRVDRGFDSMVRGTMFGLTTNRAVELLLIVGALVGISAFLATGSEIAALAGFVLGVFVLLLLMYAFQNRWRAALQEQLPDACFQLSRCLRAGLTVPGGLKETAEYSGEPVADVFRKGARWADAGMPVPDVMARLADEVRLTDFDTLTAVLTLQTEVGGNLPAMLDRLAGAIRDRNQYRGYFRAVTSLSRTTAIFIALAGPIGAILLAIFQPQFFKNLYETQLGWLLIAIASTLEIIGVVWVVVLLSRRNRF
- a CDS encoding CpaF family protein, which gives rise to MQRQAAAPSRPPGGKDKGYQQLKSDLHRSVVEALDLSRIDRWKPDRLRAEILALTQSMAADARVRLTDEDAAQLTSDVIDEVFGLGPLEVLFADGTVTEVLVNGADKVYVERNGTLRPADVSFTDNAHLIRVIQRLAARVGRRIDESSPMLDARLPDGSRVNAVFPPLTVDGPVLSIRRFGHVLGHEQLQANESVATEMIEFLWAAVASKINVLISGGTGAGKTTLLNILAGFIPPEERIVTVEDAVELRLPLPHVVRMEARLANLEGHGQVTQHELVRNSLRMRPDRIIVGEVRGREAMDMLQAMNTGHEGSLTTIHANDTRDALSRLEMMVSMAGFDVPVAVLRGYIAKAITVVVHLSRVAGGARKMTRISEIRGIDDRGRYRVKDVFKFDQTGVVSGRAVGTFKATGYVPKILPRLTAAGHDLPADLFAARTLSADGTVPPSPEEGGPR
- a CDS encoding type II secretion system F family protein, with the protein product MTFEWTAEYTVLVLIFAMTTAIALALLSLVREQEDDGLSPEPARRAFGALTPGLAGMIPVTAGVRQRIQLDLYMAGHYQPAAFDNFQATRNLLTLIPLFGGLALSLLGPDEYFFWFAGSALAAAALGYALPRVLLTAEAKQRADRLREGLPILMDTVALCLSSGGGILDSLSRSGRAIRRGYPDLSQEVRVVERQAELRSLGHALDQWKARIPLPELASFVFLLSQGERLGADITRGLWELATSYRINGRQHAEAAANRLSFHMLFPTVLCLLPAVAIILVGPSAIEAVREGQKVRDSIREAEERSKEAAKEFLEAQDRVNKGGNLLKPAPPPPPNPEL